A genomic region of Pseudomonas frederiksbergensis contains the following coding sequences:
- a CDS encoding FUSC family protein, with translation MNGFFSGIPPARDWFYGVRTFAASMIALYIAMLMQMPRPYWAMATVYIVSSPFVGPTSSKALYRAIGTFTGAAAALLFVPMFVQSPYVLVLVIALWTGILLFLSMHLRTANNYALMLAGYTLPLIALPVVDNPLAVWDVAEARTEEIFLGIVCAAVVGSMFWPRRLAPVFDDAVSKWFSDAVTYSQRFLTRNVQPDEVSALRASMVATFNSLELMIGQLPHEGARPQTVRNTKELRGRMIHLLPVVDALDDALYALQRRTPELVDKFAPLLAATIDWLDRTDASVERWQALRHQLEALQPSFDALDDRKPLLFSNALYRLGEWIDLWQDLRSLQEAIRCESQDNWRAVYRHWRLGRLTPFLDRGLMLYSAASTVLAIIVASVLWILLGWTDGGSAVILAAVACSFFAAMDDPAPQIYRFFFWTAMSVLFASLYLFLILPNLHDFPMLVLAFAIPFICVGTLTVQPRFYLGMLLTIVNTSSFISIQGAYDADFLSFANANLAGPIGLLFAFIWTLVARPFGSELAAKRLTRFSWRDIVGMTEPANLAEHRHLGVQMLDRLMQHLPRLAMTGQDTGIALREVRVALNLLDLLAYAPRVSGVPNILLRQVVAEVGEYFKACLKAGERLPAPAPLLMTLDRTRRALNGQGLQGDGETRLHLLHALAGLRLALLPGVEFIGGSEADERFPQGIDGAPL, from the coding sequence GTGAACGGATTTTTTAGCGGCATACCGCCGGCCCGCGACTGGTTCTACGGCGTACGCACCTTCGCCGCATCGATGATCGCGTTGTACATCGCCATGCTCATGCAAATGCCGCGTCCGTATTGGGCGATGGCCACGGTGTACATCGTTTCCAGCCCGTTCGTCGGGCCGACCAGTTCCAAGGCGTTGTACCGCGCCATCGGCACCTTTACCGGTGCGGCGGCTGCGCTGCTGTTTGTGCCGATGTTCGTCCAGAGCCCGTATGTGCTGGTGCTGGTCATCGCGCTGTGGACCGGCATCCTGCTGTTTCTGTCCATGCATTTGCGCACCGCCAATAACTACGCGCTGATGCTCGCCGGCTACACCTTGCCGCTAATCGCTCTGCCGGTGGTGGATAACCCGCTGGCGGTGTGGGACGTGGCGGAAGCGCGGACCGAAGAGATCTTTCTCGGCATCGTCTGCGCGGCGGTGGTCGGCAGTATGTTCTGGCCACGGCGGCTGGCACCGGTATTCGATGATGCGGTGAGCAAGTGGTTCAGCGATGCGGTGACCTACAGCCAGCGCTTCCTGACCCGCAACGTGCAGCCTGACGAAGTCAGCGCCTTGCGCGCGTCGATGGTTGCGACCTTCAACTCCCTTGAGTTGATGATCGGTCAGTTGCCCCACGAAGGTGCGCGGCCGCAAACCGTGCGCAACACCAAAGAACTGCGCGGGCGAATGATTCACCTGCTGCCGGTGGTGGATGCGCTGGACGATGCGCTGTATGCCTTGCAGCGGCGCACCCCTGAGCTGGTGGATAAATTCGCGCCGCTGCTGGCCGCGACCATTGATTGGCTCGACCGCACAGACGCTTCGGTCGAGCGCTGGCAAGCACTGCGTCATCAACTCGAAGCCTTGCAACCGAGCTTTGATGCCCTGGATGATCGCAAGCCATTGCTGTTTTCCAACGCGCTGTATCGCCTGGGTGAATGGATCGATTTGTGGCAAGACCTGCGCAGCCTGCAAGAAGCGATTCGCTGTGAAAGCCAGGACAACTGGCGTGCGGTCTACCGCCATTGGCGGCTGGGCCGGCTGACACCTTTTCTCGACCGTGGGCTGATGCTGTATTCGGCGGCGTCGACGGTGCTGGCAATCATCGTCGCCTCGGTGCTGTGGATTCTGCTCGGCTGGACCGACGGCGGCAGTGCGGTGATTCTGGCTGCGGTGGCGTGCAGCTTTTTCGCCGCGATGGACGATCCGGCGCCACAGATTTACCGGTTCTTTTTCTGGACCGCGATGTCGGTGCTGTTCGCCAGCCTTTATCTGTTTTTGATCCTGCCGAACCTGCATGACTTCCCGATGCTGGTGCTGGCGTTCGCCATACCGTTTATCTGCGTCGGCACACTGACCGTACAACCGCGTTTTTACCTCGGCATGCTGCTGACCATCGTCAACACCTCGTCCTTTATCAGCATCCAGGGCGCCTACGACGCGGACTTTTTGAGTTTCGCCAACGCCAACCTCGCCGGGCCCATCGGCTTGTTGTTTGCCTTCATCTGGACACTAGTGGCGCGGCCCTTTGGTTCGGAGCTGGCGGCCAAGCGTCTGACCCGTTTCAGCTGGCGCGACATCGTCGGCATGACTGAACCGGCGAACCTCGCTGAACACCGGCATTTGGGTGTGCAAATGCTCGATCGGCTGATGCAGCATTTGCCGCGTCTGGCGATGACCGGTCAGGACACGGGTATAGCGCTGCGCGAAGTGCGCGTGGCGCTGAACCTGCTGGATTTGTTGGCCTATGCGCCACGGGTGTCGGGTGTGCCGAATATCTTGCTGCGTCAGGTGGTGGCCGAGGTCGGCGAATACTTCAAGGCCTGTCTCAAGGCCGGCGAACGTCTGCCTGCCCCGGCGCCGTTGCTGATGACCCTGGATCGCACTCGGCGCGCACTCAATGGCCAAGGCCTGCAAGGTGACGGCGAAACCCGCCTGCACCTCCTGCACGCCCTCGCCGGTCTGCGTCTGGCGCTGTTGCCGGGCGTGGAGTTCATCGGCGGCAGCGAGGCCGATGAACGGTTTCCCCAGGGTATCGATGGAGCGCCTTTATGA
- a CDS encoding MarR family winged helix-turn-helix transcriptional regulator: MNISSAMVVAARHWRKICQTTLVNYGISEACAVPLLMIGRLGEGVRQVTVAQAAGMESPSLVRLLDQLCQAGYVCRAEDPLDRRAKCLSLTDSGRELVQAVEAELVRLRREVLEGIDPADLEAALRVIRAFEVAEQPLPVTPS, from the coding sequence ATGAACATCAGCAGTGCCATGGTGGTGGCCGCGCGGCATTGGCGGAAAATCTGCCAGACCACGCTGGTCAACTACGGTATTTCCGAAGCCTGCGCCGTTCCGTTGTTGATGATCGGGCGTTTGGGCGAGGGTGTGCGGCAGGTGACGGTGGCGCAGGCGGCGGGGATGGAGAGTCCGTCGCTGGTGCGTTTGCTCGATCAGTTGTGCCAGGCCGGGTATGTCTGCCGCGCCGAAGATCCCCTTGATCGTCGCGCCAAGTGCCTGAGCCTCACCGACAGCGGTCGTGAGCTGGTGCAAGCGGTAGAAGCCGAGTTGGTGCGCTTGCGCCGTGAGGTGCTCGAAGGCATCGATCCGGCGGATCTGGAGGCGGCGCTGCGGGTGATTCGCGCGTTCGAGGTGGCGGAGCAGCCGTTACCGGTGACCCCATCGTGA